The Silene latifolia isolate original U9 population chromosome X, ASM4854445v1, whole genome shotgun sequence genome contains the following window.
AAGGTAGCTATGGCTCCTTTAGGTCTCCCTAGGCCTAGTAAGAACCTATTATCATCTCGGATTGATCTTTCCAAAGTAGCCTTAGATTCTATGTATGTTGGTTTGGCTTCGTCTACTGGTTCAGTAGCTAGTAGCCATTATGTGCTTGGTTGGAGCTTTAGACAAGGTGGAGTAGGCCAAGCTCCGAGCCTAGTTTTGTCAAAACTTCCTTCGCTTCCTCGTTTTGGTAAGCGAAGGCGACTAAGCCTAGGCTCGAAAATTTTGTTAATTATTGTGTCAATTGTGCTAGTAATGGTGGGTTTGGTGTTTTACATGAGATGGAGGAAGAAATATGAGGAAATCTTTGATGATTGGGAGAAGGAATATCGCGTTCAAAGAGTTTCATACAAGGATCTCTACAAAGCAACCAAAGGTTTCAAAGAGAAGGAGCTTTTAGGATATGGAGGATTTGGGAAGGTCTATAAAGGGACTTTACCTTCTTCCAAAACCGAAGTTGCGATTAAGAAAGTGTCTCATGGTTCGAGTCAAGGGATGAGGGAATTTGTGGCGGAAATTGGGTGTTTGGGGAGGTTAAGGCACCGGAACTTGGTACAACTCCTAGGATATTGCCGGAGGCAAGGGGAGTTAATCTTAGTCTATGATTATATGCCAAATGGTAGTCTCGACAAATATCTATACAACGAGGGAAAAGTGAATCTCTCGTGGCTCGAGAGGGTTAAGATTATAAGGGGTGTAGCTTCGGCACTAGTATACCTCCATGAAGAGTGGGAGCAAGTAGTAATTCATCGCGATGTTAAGTCTAGTAATGTTTTATTAGACTTAAGCATGAATGCGCGACTAGGTGACTTTGGCCTAGCTCGGTTGTACGACCATGGTACAAACCCTCAAACCACCCATGTTGTTGGGACAGTCGGGTATCTTGCTCCCGAGCTTAGTAGAAAGGGGAAGGCGACTACTAAGACCGATGTTTTCTCTTTTGGGATGTTCATCCTTGAAGTAGCTAGTGCAAGGAGCCCTACTACCCCTCAAGGCGACGGGCACAAGTATCTGGTTGATTGGGTGTATGATTGTTGGAAGAGAGGAGCGATTAGTGAGGTAATTGACCCTAGATTAGAAGGGCAGATTGTCGAAGAAATCGAGCTAGTACTAAAGTTAGGCATGGTTTGTGCTCATCCAAGGCCCGAAGCCAGGCCGAGTATGAGACAGGTTATGCAAATTTTGGATGGGGATACTAATCTGCTTGGGACACTTCCTTATGATGCCAGACCTGTTTATTCGAACCGTGGAAATGAAACCTTCCCTCTGTTTGCTTCACCATCTAAAGCCATTTCAACAACTTACAGCACTGATTCCATACTGATAGTCGGCCGATAGACTAGTTGTATGCATCGTCTTGGATTAGTACTTAATTCGGAGCAGTTGATACTCTGATTCACCAGCAAAGTTTTTATGCTATGATTTTGCAGGGTTTCAAAATCGATTGTGCTTTATTAATGTTCTTCTGTCTTAATGGAACGTTTTCTCTGTGGTTCTTTCATCCCGAACCCAAAGTTAGACTTCTCGAATTTGCCTCGATTCCTTGAGCGTGCATTCGAAGAACCGTGAGAGCTGACTGAGTATCAGCGAATGTTTATTCTGATTTGGCATGTTCTGTGCTCATAGGAAACTGTTGGTCTCTATTGCGATGCAAGATTTGTGACTATatatgattaaaaaaaaaaaaaaagtaattatCCTCAATTTTTTATTTATcaaataatgataacaattatTATAAAATAGTCACATTTTTCCGTTACAAGCTTGTGATGCTTCATAAATTGATATTTTGTGACAAATCATACTATCATAGGTGTCCCATTACAGTTGTCGGGTCAAAGTAGTCATCCTGCTCATTTATGTAACGTTTTCAATTATAATCCCATTTTATTGAACAATTGTTTATCTGTTTTCATTTAGTACAAATTTCAACGCAAGAGAATGGCAAATTGAATTTTATTATACCTATATTTGTCTCCTCCATATGTTTATGTTTCAACTTAGTTCGGTTATTTATACAAGCGTGTTTGAAAGAGAATCGAATGCTCATTTCCAAACATTACTTCGATACAAAAGGCAACGTGTATGCTAGAgaaaaaattatactccctccaatttcatttattgttcctctttcccttttcaccattttccttattgttccctctttccttttttggacaagtatgtgtggtccaaaatcaatttGATGTGGGGTCCTGTGTATTGTGTGGTCTAAATTGATTCCCTTATTTCTTATATcaaaaagaaaggggaacaataaatgaaattggagggagtaatcGGGAATTTACAAATTTCGCTTGTAATGACCTTAGTTTCTCTAACTTTTTACTGTAAATACCTCGAGTTTTTTATTTATTAATCATAGCAAAGCACAAACCACATTAAAAAAACGGTGATGTTAACATAGATTAATATATGGACTTGATAATACTTCACTTGGAATTTGAATTAAATTTCGCTTTATTACATTTAAGCTGCCAAAAGATTTTAAAGTGACTTGCTTACAACAAAAGTAATCAATTTGTTGTCATTAATTTAAAACTAAAATCGTTTGATCCATGGGTAAAAGCGAGTTTACATAAGACTCGCGTATGAATTCTAGGAATGAAAACTACAATCTCCGAAAAGTGGGATGAAGCTCGAACTTGAAATAATCTTCATATATTTCGTTGATTCTTACTCCACCGCCCCAATCATTTGTctaacttttttattctttgtaagGGATGTTTTAATTAAAGATAAGCAAATGAGTGGAACGCAGGGAGTCGATTGTTGATTCACATTATGAAGATTGAACAAAGAATAGTACTTGGGAAAACATCATATGCTTAATGACAGTTCCATATGATATCTACAGAGAGTCAAAGACAAACAGCACATTACCTGCATAGGAGACTCCTGACCTCATAAATTGATATGAAAAGTGGTCAAGTTTAACCTAAACACTCCTTCACAGACATGAATATGATGCTAAAAATCGACAACAAAGAGCTGCAAAAATGTGATTATCTGGTAAATTCTCGATTTTACAGACTAATAATGACAGCATATGTGAATTATGTTGATGGCCCTGACATATCTAcctaatgaaataagaacaatagaTGTCCAAAGCAACTCGGGATACTTCCTTCGGTCAGCATAAACTTTCTGGAAGATGACTCTCGGGGTTAGAAGTCAAATTCTCCTGATGCCTGCCCAATAAAACATCGCAGAgataaagaaaaagaaacagatcaAAATTATTCTCTGAGACCTTATTGTAAAACCAAGATAATAGCTTTATTCATGTTATAAGTGCCtttctttactttttttttcttccacTCGTGTTAATATGTAAACGAATTCTGTGGAAGCTTCCAATGAAATTTTTTAGAACGCAAACACACCATAAACGAATCTTGGGTAGAAATACAATAACACACAATTTCCTCTTTTCTCTCCTAATTCCGCTTGAGGCGGGAATGAATAAGATTCAACTGATCACCTTGTTAAACAAAATGTCCTTCTGGTTTATGTGCATGATGCCATCCTTGAGGGTGCACTTCCATCGGCTTTTGGTACGTGTCACCTGACAAATAGAATTGATAAAATAGATACCGAACAGTTAACAATACTTAAATGACCCCACACTACCAGAACGCTACTGAGCAACTGAGTAGGTAGGCATTTGCTTACCTTGTCAAACTGCGCCAAAACCAAATGTGTTGTGTTGAGCTCTTCTCCTCCGTCGACTTCATCCAggtcatcatcatcattttcaTTCAAGGGTggctcgtcatcatcatcattgccaACATCATTTTGAGCCAAGGGGACAGGGGTACCAGCTTGCATGTCTGAGCAAATTTGAAATGTGCTGCTAACATGAGATTCAGACCCGTGCAAGTTAAATCGATATCATTGAAGTAAAAAATTACTCCAACATACCAGGAGCTGGAGTGTTCGCCACATTGTAATCTTCATTGACCGCCCCCTGGTAATTGTAGATCTGCACCATGAAACACAAATCACTGAAATCTAATATTTGATTTTGTCCAACTGAGAGCGCGAAACAAATATATATGTAAATTCATCGTTTTGTTGCCTCTATTGCCCTGCCATAACCAAACATTACCCTTGACTGTTGACCACTTGACAAAATCTATCCTAAAAGATACATTTCATGCCATTTTGGGGGACAGAATGAACCTAGCAGACAAGTATTCATTCATGACCATTCCAAAAGAAATTGCCCTCACTATATAAGCAGTTAAGCACCATTAAATAAATCTCACTATATAAGCACCATTAGATAAATTGAAAATGAGACGTACTAAACAATCTTTTGCGAGTATGCAGTAAGCAGTATGCACATAATAAAAGACTACTAAAACTATGTTCAAAGATGCGAGCTGTCAACAAAAAAACAAGTAGCTAACAACTACGAGCTATTAACTTACATTGGGAGTAGAGAGAATGTCATCATAAGGATCAGGAGTTGGCCCATCTAATTGCGGAATCTTAGAAGAAGATCCCTTCTGTATGCCACATGTGACCTTTCCATTTATGAAGTTCGCTATCCCTTTTCTTCCAGATGTCTTGCTTTGGACAATCTGAAACATAGTTACCGGTACGTCACAGTGAAAAGCATTGACGTATTGAATCCTCTAACGAATTCAAATCTTCAAGTAAAACAAAAGTTATTTCTAGAAATGGCCTTGGTTTTGTGAATTAGATTTCGACTTATTCCAAGCAAGAGCAAAAATTTTGTTCTTCCCAACTTATACTTGTGAATAAGACCATTACCTCTAGCTCAAAAATTTCAGGAGCAGCATCTCCAGCTCCATCTTGCTGTGGTATATATCCACCCGCCTGATACTGTGGCTGACCATCGTCACGTTTTCTTTTCCCAGAAGGTCCAGTTAAGAAGTCCTGGATAATTCTCACAAAATTAGAAGTAGGAACAAAAGACGCTACAAGGCAATCCATAAGTTATTCATACCAAACATAACTGCAATAGTCTGAGACCTGAAACAAGAATTATGTTTCTTTCAAAAGTTTTTGACTATAGTCGTCAAATTTAAAAATACCTGAGTTCCTTGCTGTGCTGATCTTCTGTCTCCCTCTTCCCTATTTTCCACATAAGCTATcccaaaaaagaagaaaaaaaaggaaacagTACGCTATTTTAGTAAGGGTGTATAACCAAACAAAGGAAGAGAAAGATGACATAAGGATAGAAGCGGATTGAAAAGATATTCTTCATCGTCAACTCACCCACATTAACATCGACACCAACAGAAGACCTCTGATTAATCCAGGGAGAAGGTGGTGGCTGGCAAGGAAAAGAAAGGTTCAGCAAAATCTTACATCAAACCAAAGCATTATTTGGCTAGGATATTAGGACTTAGGAGGAAAGGGAAGGGGCGCGGAGGGAAGGGGAGGTGAAGGGGGAAAGGAGGAAGGGTGTTTTCCTTGGAAACGTTTCCTATGTAGTAAGGTTTTCAATCCCCCAAACGGCAGATTCAAAAGATGATCACGAATTCATAACGATGAACACAACCATCAACCGAAGTGCAAGAAACTATAAGTTAAGAGTACCATATAAAGACTAGGCCTTCCAGCTTCTGGTTTAATATCAACATTAGGAGTACCACTGACTTCATTCGAGTTCGGGGTTGGATAATCTGAAAGCCCAGTAGGAATGTTGTACATTGAACTGTCCGCTGTTCCGGGTAAAGGAGTCTGGATCGGGGTCTGCAGAGGCGTCTACAATAACAAACCAAGCTCATCAATTCAATACTTCGTGCCCAAAATACTAACAAAAAAGAGTGCAACAAGGCAACAACTAAGTCATTAACACATCAAATCTAAAAGAATTCCAAGTTCCGAACCAATCAATCAAATATACATAATAAATATCGAAAAAAAATACTCAAGAAGTGTAATTCAGTCTTAACATAGCTTGAAACACTCACTGGAGGAAAAAGCATCTCAGCAGTAGGAGTTTCATACTCCTCAGTCCCTTCATACGGAACATTCAAATCATGCACCGGAGTTACTCCCGGCACCACAGGCGGCTTTTGAACCATCGGTCTCTCATGTCGAGGCAACACTGCTCCTGCATTCATCATTTTCAGCTCCCATAACTGTCAAATCCACCAAGTTAACATCAATTTCACCCCCAAATTACCTAAATCATAATcataaaccctaaccctaaccctaattaccAAAACATTACCGAAATCACATCAATTTCACCATTAATTGATCAAAACCCTAACCTTTTAAGTaccgaaaaccctaattaattaacACAGATTGCATagcataaattaaattaaatgaagttaaattaaaactattaaccaaCTGAATTATGGAAACAAAACGACGTCGTACAGATTGGAGTTCATGGAGGACTTTTTCACCGGGACCGGTATCGGAGACGAACTCTTCGCGGACCTTCTCGATGACGTCTTCGATGACGTGAATGTAAACTGCACTGGTAGTAGATGTCGTCATTCCGCCGGAAAGCGACGTCACTCCGACGTGTACGGTGCTGTGCGGTGGAGAGATAAAGTGTTGATGCGGAATTGAAAAGTGAGAGAGAGATGAATAAAGAGGGGAATATAAATAGGTTTGCATCCGTTTATACTCCGTATTTTTCCACGTGTCTTCCTTCACTTTTAAGATTTCAACTTTCGGTAATAcccctcctattctagataaatGTCCCATTGTGAATATGGCACAAaattaagaaagtgagtttagaccacacaaaacggataatgggacagttatgtgaatagacgaaaatggaactgaatttggaccacacaacacttaccaaaaatggaCAATGGAACATTATTGtaaatagacggaaatggacaatgggactgttatttagaataggaggaagtattatttttcaaatttatttttgttttattgACGCTGATTTATTTGATTGTATACGTTTTAAAAATGTGATAGAAATATTGAAAGAAAAGTTCTCTAGTTACATGGGTTTATGATGTCATTGTACACATTAGTTTTTTGTTGTGTTGatcaggagtatcccctaccgacaacTGGGGTAATCTCTTTCGGGATACTGAAGACAATTTAATAGGTTGACCCTTCCCAAGTATCGGTGGATGTAAGAATTTTCGATTAGAAAATTTATGTAGCGAGATATAATAAAGGAAGTTCGTTTAAAACTAATTCTCACAAATAGTTCCATGCAAGTTATCAAAGTTGTTTGCTTTTTCTTTTTAGATTTGAGGTCGCCGTTATtttaaatagcaactttaatactAGGTGAAATTTTAAAGGAAGAAAAATAACAAATATCAACACCGCTACTTTAAGTATAGCACAGAAGGAAGGAAAGAGCGAGATGGTGGTTCTTTTCCCCACGAACAAGCCATTCGCTTGGCGCGACACCTTTGAACCTAACACTCGAAGAGAGTGACGCGATGTAATATTAATAAAAAGATCTATAGTagaaaagaaattttgaaaattacggctattgttgtgaaataaagaaaAGAGAGAATAGTAGAGAGAATGtagagagaagaaaagagagaCAGAACTATCttcttattccattatgaggGGTATATATATACACAAATAATAGGGTAGAGTTTCCTTAATACAATAACTCTAGAATATTCTAACATACgtacatccatataatattacactagtatgggtgcccggcttcgcccgggttaCCTCTCTTTagcattaaaatatattttcaatAACTAAAAGTACTTTAAAGTTGCACAActcataaatttattattaatatatttttctatgatacgaagtatatcttaaaattacaatgaaataaattatgagataaattcactattcccgctattaatattttacttaaatcgattgtttagttaatttttcatatatactCTTTTTTGTTCTTAGTATTGTTAATTTTATTACATTCAgtattattacttttactttcactactcccgccgtaattattgttacctaattattgttactttcactacttgtacattaatattgataatttcaccaCTCCCGTTGTTACGTTCGtcactttcactactcccgctcgcTGCTAATATTGTTATTTGACTATTCAAATAAGTGATTACTATCGTATTACTATATCCAatattactacaattcttttcactaCTAACTAACAGAATTACTTTTTACTCTTTAAGTATCTAATATCTAATGAGTGATTATTATATCCAAGGTTACTTTTATTACTCTCACTATTCAGaaaaaatatattacatatatgcattaaattaattaagttaaaataattatggaatattatatttttttgaaaatctagcttaatttatttactttttaatagtttccaaaatataatttACTtattaatagtttccaaaatataatataCTCGAAataaatatatttgtttatgttaaaataattaacatctttatactaattaataccataagtgggacatatttattttaaggaaaatcaccatattctAGGGTTCTCTAAATtaatacttcaaccaaaactatataatatttatattaaagtcccttgttcaggtccatcgcacagtgctattgatttaaaactatatagtataattaatttgtatagatttatttaattacattgaagtcccttggtttctgaaattaatatatagtattggtaataatatttcataacactcccccttcGATGTCCATTACTGAAAAAcatgcctcgttaaaaaccttactaGAAAAACCCTGTGGGAAAACATTAGAAACGAAAAGAGTACAATATCTTCTAAACACGCATAACAAGTTGCCTCGTTAAAATctttccatggaaaacccagtgggacaaaaccacggataaggaaaaagagtacagcggtgcctactccccctgatgattacataacttgataaaTCTTGAAACGATCCATGATTTGACATAATTTCTCGATTGTTAAAATATAATTCATCTTCGTTGATAACTTGATATCTTCAATTAGTAGAAATTCTTGATAACTTCAATCATCATACTTCATGGGAACTCACAATCTGGATATGATCATTTCATAATAATTCTTGAATCTTCATTTCAAATAATACCTCTATAGTTATGATGGAGTTTCTCCTCAATATATGACATAGCATTATATGCCCAAAATAATTGTTACCGCAACAATAATGACAATCATGACTATAGCGTAATAATGCGCGTAtagtgctacctcgttaaaaaccttgctacGAAAAATCTATTAGGACAAAAAAAAACCTAGACGAAGGGAAGAAAAAGAGTGTAGTTATCATTCCTTAATTCCTTGTCTTAAGAGAATCATTtcgataattattgaataaatcatccaatGCTGTTGAGcgattttctttgctaaaccacatgtgtatggattgacattctcattgtagactttgtctacattattttccaatcattatggtacttctggaccataaactaatttcacatgtttagcaaGAAGCTCATTTAAATCTGAATTCTTATATGCTgaaacttcaggttgagacaaaTAATAATTTATCAAGTAAACTCTACCTGAGTTTGAATATTCCATTTTGGAAATAATCACGATAACCTTTCAATCGTGTTATAGAGCAGGGGTGGGCCTAGGGGTGCGCACAGCATCGCATGTGCGCTCCCTTGATcgacgtatttttttttttttgaaaaattaagctTATTTATAATATATACAATTAGGATGCCCAGATATCCATTACATACAAACTGTCTCAGCGGATAAGAATTGTGCCTTTTCTTGGGCTTACCCGGGATTGAATCCTCATACGCACCATTTTTTGTTTTGCAAATTTGATTTCTTTTTTCCCCTAAactcttttttcctctttttacCCCTGCGCCCTTACTGCTGCCTATCCCTAATTTGTTTAAGttattaaaccctaatttctaaatTTCCTCTTTCCAATTTTGTAATTTACATTGCTAATTCGAATTCTCTTTAATAAATTAATTCTATGAATGTTTTCTACTTTAGTTTTGATTGTTGATACTCTATTTGTGATTTTGTGTTTTAAATTTTGATTATTTCTAATTGTTAATTTAATTGACATCCCAAATTTTAGATTTAAAGAGCCCTAATTTTGAAAATCTCACTTAAAATTGTAGACTCCCAATTTCAGATTTTGTGTTCCATTTTAgattaatgaataaatacaaaaGTTTATAGGGCTTTCGCGTAATCTATAAAGAAAGGCACATGAAACTTCATCATGTTCTCCGTAATTATCTTCTCACATGAAAATTGAATGAAAATATTTGTGAACAACAAATTAAGGAATCCCATGAGTAATCGATTCTTGAATCATTGTTTAGTTACGTAtaagaaaatgatttttttttgtgcAAGTAGTGATGAAGATGTATCGAAGCGTTTTTAATGAAATCTCGTCGGATAACTTTAAATCTTTGTATGTGTAATATATAATGACGATGGCGAAGTTTAATAGTTAATCATTTGTTAtatcgttcgttttttttttgacagTTGTGCACTCCCATTCTAAAACTCCTGGGTCTGCCACTGTCGTAGAGGTTCATAATCATGAGTCGTTCCCAAAACTCAATTGATCAAGCATTGTCATATGTTGATCATTTAAGAGGCTCTTATAGGGAGTTATCCTCGTTGGATTAAAAAAAACTACTTCTCCATTTAaacatttatcaaagtaaaacAATATAATTAATTATGTGTATGCATATGATATGTAAATAATTctaaacaacaaaataaaacaatgcaataatgtatatatattaaaactaagatgcaaatgatgaacaaaatctCTAAATGCACATGATGATAACTCgataatgcaaactgtacagtttcttttccaatattcataattTTGATTGACTCCACGTCAATGGATGAATTTCAggtccatgagctcatttataatcataAATTATATGTCGACAATAAAATTGGACTTATTTACAAGAAACCCATTATCTAGTCCATTAAATTCCGCGCGCAAATGCATATCGGTTCCTTAACcatatcgatataatttcaacATCTCGTGATATTGTCAGTACCGAATCAGTGATATCTGAATATATTTGTTACCATTTCTTTTCTATATAGGCCATCTATTATCATTCAGATATTTATGTCACTTTCGGGACATCCAAATTTCTTTACTCCATAGGAGTACCAACTGCCCATGCTTGTCATTTTGTTATTACTTGAAATATGTGAACCGATATGACTTTTACACTACCTTTCATGTGTGATTATATTTCAATTTGGCAAGAATCTAATTTTTCATTACATGTACTTTCCATGACTAATTTATAGCTCGCTATACCACATATAGGGCTAATCTGTCTGTAATTAAATCATAGATTTTAATGTAACATATCACATTAGGTGATCAAACTGGTATCATATATAATACATCTTCATAACCAAATGAATAAACGAACCTCTACTTGATGTATTTCATATATGAAAACAAACGGCTGAAGTTCAGGTTCAGTTGGGGATAatatatatacttgtttgttttttaccagcttttccttatcattctccccctaaggtggtaaaaactataacCAATGTATAGTCCACAATTTGTCATAATCACCTTAGACCTTAATTTCTCATATCACCGATAAGAGTTAATATGAGCATTTTTGTACATTAACAAAATCTTTTGGGGAGTAACATATAATGCAGTTCGATTTTAAATGTGCTAAATCACAATGCCCTTTTCGGAGACTAACGATTCCATGTAATAATCAAACCGTGATCTCCAATATTAAATATACTCAGTCTTCGTGTaatgtcttgcctttaataaatttaCACGAAAGAGTTTCAACACTTATATTTTCCTTTGAATAAACttcaggtttatcaaaacgggtgTATGTAATAAGAACCCGGATGGCCTGAACTGTCACATCTTAGccatttcatgtcaactttctcAGTTATGGCAATCTTTCATGAGAATAGAATGTGTGTCCATCACTTATCACATACCACATTTTAGTTGACTATATTTATCACGCTAATCTTCTGGTTAGCAATATATGTATCATATAAACTCAATTTAAGATTTGTCTATCCAGCCAGACAAATGATATGACATAAACACAACAAGTGTCTCATATATGTAGGCAAGACTATGACTATATAACTCTTTTGAGAGTGAGATTATCTCTCGAACATTCCATGATGATAATCTTGTATACTTCTGGTATACAACTTTTATTTATGAAACTTGTAGTCCAAATAGGTAATAAGTAAAAACTTTGAGCTTTAGGCCAAAgtattgataaaaaaaattatatactaGCTATGGTCCAATAATCCGTGAGGCATACATCTTCAGGTGCATCTCTCATAATCGTCataaatgaattacatataatAATATACTTGTTTAAAACAAgaaacaaacaaataaatataaaattataCGTAAAACAAGATAAATTATAAATTTGTGTACGTACTAATATTTTGTAGTAAACATAACCATAAACATGATGGTGACTTAGATAGGTTTACGTAAATAAACATGATTAGTTTTGCACTTACCTCTGAACACACGCTATGCATCATGGTTTTTTAGAAAGTAAATTACAGATTTGTGTACGTAAATAATAAGCATGGAACGGGACTAGTGTACATAGTATGTATGCATAGCTATTAAATTTTGTCTTTTTGACGTGGGTCTTTATGTATTATGTAATCCCTATTTTGTTATTGTACCTAGCTGAGACTACAACTCCCGTACAATTTATTCGACTAATGGTACGAAATGCTAGTTCTGGCATGCTAACTATTATCATAGGCTTAATAAAACTCTTATGTATAAAAGATATGAAGCACTAACAGATTGCATACAAAGAATACGAGCAATTAACACATGATAGAGAATCCACCGAAGCTGTAAATTCAACCAAAAATCATGTAAACACAATCCTAGTTTTTAAGGCGGTCAACAGTCAACAAACAAATGCATAAATACAATTCAGTACATCGttatgttagttatttattttatattaaactATCATTACCATCATACAGTTGTACTCCGTATTAAATAAGAATAAATCGCAGGACGATATGTTGGAATAAATCCGTGGATGCGATATTCGTCGATACTATGAACTTCTGGTCATAGTATTAGTAATTCTAAACATTGTGAATTACGGGCCATAATGTGAATGTCAGAAATTCACGTCGTATTTGATCTTTCCACATTCTTGTTTGATCTTTCTCTTACTCATATCCAACTTTGAAAATATGTGAGTTTGATATAATATTTTCTTTCATGAGGTATTTACTTTTAGCTCGATAAGGACAACTCATTAGGCTCAATTGTTAAGGCCACATTTCTTGGCTTATTCTTCCAGATTTAATTATATTGTTCAACTTCAAATGAACAAGGGTCAATTCACAAATAAATTTGCCCTAAATAAAGATCTCTTTAAACTCAATTGCGGTT
Protein-coding sequences here:
- the LOC141622917 gene encoding transcription initiation factor IIA large subunit-like — its product is MQTYLYSPLYSSLSHFSIPHQHFISPPHSTVHVGVTSLSGGMTTSTTSAVYIHVIEDVIEKVREEFVSDTGPGEKVLHELQSLWELKMMNAGAVLPRHERPMVQKPPVVPGVTPVHDLNVPYEGTEEYETPTAEMLFPPTPLQTPIQTPLPGTADSSMYNIPTGLSDYPTPNSNEVSGTPNVDIKPEAGRPSLYMPPPSPWINQRSSVGVDVNVAYVENREEGDRRSAQQGTQDFLTGPSGKRKRDDGQPQYQAGGYIPQQDGAGDAAPEIFELEIVQSKTSGRKGIANFINGKVTCGIQKGSSSKIPQLDGPTPDPYDDILSTPNIYNYQGAVNEDYNVANTPAPDMQAGTPVPLAQNDVGNDDDDEPPLNENDDDDLDEVDGGEELNTTHLVLAQFDKVTRTKSRWKCTLKDGIMHINQKDILFNKASGEFDF
- the LOC141622916 gene encoding L-type lectin-domain containing receptor kinase IV.2-like — its product is MATNTHLIISLYLCTFLSTSFAQNLQHFTFNGFQQAKLRLDGGATIHQNGLLQLTNTSKQLTAHAFFPSRLSFKSPSSFSFSTTFAFAMFPEIQVISGHGIVFFISPSMDFHLGTPGKYFGLFNASTIGNSSNHLFAVELDTIQDFEFGDIDSNHVGIDVDNLISNASASAGYFSDSEGINKTLNLIGAKPIQIWIDYDHRDMEVKVAMAPLGLPRPSKNLLSSRIDLSKVALDSMYVGLASSTGSVASSHYVLGWSFRQGGVGQAPSLVLSKLPSLPRFGKRRRLSLGSKILLIIVSIVLVMVGLVFYMRWRKKYEEIFDDWEKEYRVQRVSYKDLYKATKGFKEKELLGYGGFGKVYKGTLPSSKTEVAIKKVSHGSSQGMREFVAEIGCLGRLRHRNLVQLLGYCRRQGELILVYDYMPNGSLDKYLYNEGKVNLSWLERVKIIRGVASALVYLHEEWEQVVIHRDVKSSNVLLDLSMNARLGDFGLARLYDHGTNPQTTHVVGTVGYLAPELSRKGKATTKTDVFSFGMFILEVASARSPTTPQGDGHKYLVDWVYDCWKRGAISEVIDPRLEGQIVEEIELVLKLGMVCAHPRPEARPSMRQVMQILDGDTNLLGTLPYDARPVYSNRGNETFPLFASPSKAISTTYSTDSILIVGR